The DNA sequence GGAAAATTGATAAGCCAATTGACGGAAGGATTGTTGTACACAAGGTCCCCATCATTAAACTTGGCAGGTTTTTAAAGGTACTAAGTTTCCTGTTGTTCTCTCAACAGGTCCTTAAGAAGCACCGGTTTGATATTATTCAGGGTTTCGGAAGAACGATAAAACAGGATGTTTTTCGGGCAGGCGGCGGCTGCCACAAAGAATACAGGAAAAACGTTTTGCGGAAAATTAAGAACCCATTATTACGATACTTCAAATTGTCTCTACCGTATCAGTTGCTCCTTCTCTACATCGAAAAGAAGCAGTTTTCAAAAAGAAATTTCAAGAAGATAGTAGCCGTTTCAAACCAGGTTAAAAAAGAGCTTATCGCAAACTATAGAATATTAGAAAAAGATATTGAGGTTATTTATAATGGCGTTGATATAGACACGTTTCATCCATGCAACAGGAAAAGATACTTCTCTGAAGTAAGAAAAAGGTTTCATATAAAGTTGCATGAGAAGGTAATCCTTTTTCTTGGAACGGGGTTTGAGAGAAAAGGTTTATCTTCTCTTATACAGGCGTTTGCAATAATAAAGAATGATTATCCGGATACAAAGCTTGTTGTCGTTGGCAAAGATAATACTACTCAAAAGTATGTGCATTTTTCAGAGAAACTAAATCTGTCTGGCAGTGTTATTTTTACAGGCCCGCAATCGGATGTAAAAACATTGTATGCAGCAGCGGATATCTTTGTGCTTCCAACCCTCTATGAGCCGTTTGGAAATGTGTGCCTTGAAGCAATGGCGAGCGGTCTCCCTGTGATAACAAGCAGGGCAAACGGGGTTTCTGAAATAATGGAAGGGATGGATTATTTGTTACTGAACAATCCAGGCGATATTGAAGACATGGCGAGGAAAATACGATTCCTTTTAGCAAATAACATCGAAAGAGAGAAATTTTCTCTTGCTGCCAGAAGAATAGCTGAAAACTACACCATTTCTAGAAATGCTCAGCAATTTATACATGTATACCAGATTATTTTGAGATGTGATGTTTGAATTCATTAAGATAGAAGGCCATAAAGGTATAATAGAAGAAGGTTTTAAAAAAGTAGCTGAAAGTATTATCTCAACAGTTAACAGAAAACCGCCTGGAATTAAGGTTATCAAAGAAACACCCAAAACAACAATCGTTGATTTTACCATTAGTAACCTTCCTATTATTGTTAAGGTACACAAGTATCCATTTTTATCCGGCATGCGAAGAATATCAAAATCAAAAAAGGCCTTTCAAGCATTTCAACATCTTAAGGTCCTGGGTGCAAATAGTCCCAGACCACTTGCCATATTAGATAAAAGGAGATATGGACTTTTACGTGAGAGTTGGTATGTAACAGAGAAGGTATCCAATACTGAAAAACTCGATTGGTATTTTACAAAATGGTTTTTGGGTAGCATAGACATACCTCATGGAAAATGGAAAAGAAGATTAATACAGGATTTAGCCCAATTAATAGCCCTGCTCCATACAAAAGGAATATATCATAATGATCTGAAGGCAAGCAATATACTCGTTCAAGGCAAAGAATCAGACTGCGAGCTATTCCTGATCGATCTGGAAGGTGTTAAATTCAACACCTGTGTTAGCAAGAGGCGCAGGTTAAAGAATCTTGCACAAATCATGTTGTCAATGGACAATCTCTTTACCAAATTTGATATCTATCGTTTTTTTATTACCTATTGCAATGAGTGCAAGGAAAGAGATGTGCATACCTATATAAAAATGGTTGAAGGTCTTGTTCAAAGAAAGAAGGAGATAAAAAAAAAGAATAATGTACTGTAAGATTACTACGACTGCGATAGAAAAATTTGGGGATGTTTTATTCAAGAGCAGCCTTATTTTCTTTGTAATTTCTCTACCCTTATCGATAGCGGTAAATGAAGGAGCATTTTGGCTAGCTTTGATAGGCTACACTATCAACAGGTTCAGTGATAAAAAGCCGTTATTTTGTATCACCGGGATTGAAAGACCTATGGGCATCTTTATGCTAGCCTTAGTTCTTACTTCTTTATTTTCAATAAACCCTCTCTATAGCTTATCCTCAATTGGTAACCTAAGATATTTTCTCCTTTATCTTATGCTTGCAAGTTACCGGTTGGAAAGGGACTTCATAGGAAGGTTAGTCGGCCTCATTATTCTTATGGCAACAGCCTGGTCTGTTTACGAAATCTTCAAGTACTTTCAAACACAGTCTTCTCGATTAGATACCTATACAGCTCATATAAATACTTTCATTATTCCATTCATAATCGGCCTTTTGATTATGGATCAAATCGGAAAAAGAAAACAAGCTTTTCTCTTGTTCTCCCTCTGTGTTCTTCTTATAGCAAGCTTTTTGAGCTTCTCAAGAATAGCATGGTTGGGTACCTTTAGCAGTGTAATATTGGTACTATTTTACCGAAATTGGAAACTATCATCATTGTTTGTATCAATGATAATATTAGCAGCTTTTATTATTATACTATATCATCCAGATTCTACAATTGGCAAGCTCATAAGCAGTATCATCAACCCTTTTCAACAAGGAGGAATACGGCTGGGTAGTAATCTGGAGCGGTTACAGATGATAAAAGATACCGTATCAATTTTGAAAAAAGATTTACTTACCGGTATTGGTCCAGACGCATATAAATTTGTCTCCACAGATAAACACATGAGAATATCTATGGATTATGTTCAGATATTGGCTACATCAGGTTTGGTTGGCTTCTCGGCATATGCATGGCTCATATTTGCCTTTATTCAAAGATGCTTTCTCATCGAAAAGGAAAATCGTAAGAGAGAGGCGTTTAGTTTTTACCATATCCTCTCTATCTGCTTTTTTGCAGCATTTATAGGCTTTCTGATGTGCGGGAGTTTTGAGCCAATGTTTTT is a window from the Candidatus Jettenia sp. genome containing:
- a CDS encoding lipopolysaccharide kinase InaA family protein, with translation MFEFIKIEGHKGIIEEGFKKVAESIISTVNRKPPGIKVIKETPKTTIVDFTISNLPIIVKVHKYPFLSGMRRISKSKKAFQAFQHLKVLGANSPRPLAILDKRRYGLLRESWYVTEKVSNTEKLDWYFTKWFLGSIDIPHGKWKRRLIQDLAQLIALLHTKGIYHNDLKASNILVQGKESDCELFLIDLEGVKFNTCVSKRRRLKNLAQIMLSMDNLFTKFDIYRFFITYCNECKERDVHTYIKMVEGLVQRKKEIKKKNNVL
- a CDS encoding O-antigen ligase family protein codes for the protein MYCKITTTAIEKFGDVLFKSSLIFFVISLPLSIAVNEGAFWLALIGYTINRFSDKKPLFCITGIERPMGIFMLALVLTSLFSINPLYSLSSIGNLRYFLLYLMLASYRLERDFIGRLVGLIILMATAWSVYEIFKYFQTQSSRLDTYTAHINTFIIPFIIGLLIMDQIGKRKQAFLLFSLCVLLIASFLSFSRIAWLGTFSSVILVLFYRNWKLSSLFVSMIILAAFIIILYHPDSTIGKLISSIINPFQQGGIRLGSNLERLQMIKDTVSILKKDLLTGIGPDAYKFVSTDKHMRISMDYVQILATSGLVGFSAYAWLIFAFIQRCFLIEKENRKREAFSFYHILSICFFAAFIGFLMCGSFEPMFFSTKRLRFIMLLLGMNECLFKFYKHESNMETNRQFTIVPHG
- a CDS encoding glycosyltransferase family 4 protein; this encodes MKIALVYPKYTTHGGTERFIFTFARQLLDMGHEVHLIVGKIDKPIDGRIVVHKVPIIKLGRFLKVLSFLLFSQQVLKKHRFDIIQGFGRTIKQDVFRAGGGCHKEYRKNVLRKIKNPLLRYFKLSLPYQLLLLYIEKKQFSKRNFKKIVAVSNQVKKELIANYRILEKDIEVIYNGVDIDTFHPCNRKRYFSEVRKRFHIKLHEKVILFLGTGFERKGLSSLIQAFAIIKNDYPDTKLVVVGKDNTTQKYVHFSEKLNLSGSVIFTGPQSDVKTLYAAADIFVLPTLYEPFGNVCLEAMASGLPVITSRANGVSEIMEGMDYLLLNNPGDIEDMARKIRFLLANNIEREKFSLAARRIAENYTISRNAQQFIHVYQIILRCDV